From Brassica oleracea var. oleracea cultivar TO1000 chromosome C3, BOL, whole genome shotgun sequence, a single genomic window includes:
- the LOC106330586 gene encoding O-acyltransferase WSD1-like, whose product MKIKTGRQEPAGNKGEHDDEPLTPTARLFTAPEFNCYITAVIGLKSKIKRDVFIEGLEQTLLKHPRFSSILVNDNSQEQKWVRTKVVAEDHVIIPKIELENANADAFLESYVSDLTTIPLDTSKPLWEVHLLDLKTSDAQNVVVLKIHHSVGDGMSLMSLVHACTRKTSNHEELPSLPNENRLSSKSMAGYSRLIWMVMLVWNTLCDALKFIATTMFLKDTDTPIKGDFRLSKADVFGSSYQKFPRLFNRTVDLEDIKLIKNAMKMTVNDVLLGVAQAALSEYLERRYGEKEKKAGEHESKRNSSNMLKEIRLRACLLVNIRPTTGVQDLANMMAKGSKCKWGNWIGYMLFPLSLALHDDPLEHLRRVKSIIHRKKNSLQVLLTFTSTKILIKMLGVVALTMHFQSYMNKMTIYLTVDPTAICDPHQLCDDLEESLRSIKAAVQERNATQ is encoded by the exons ATGAAGATTAAGACAGGAAGACAGGAACCAGCGGGAAACAAGGGAGAACATGATGATGAACCGCTTACTCCAACGGCTCGTTTGTTTACCGCGCCGGAGTTCAACTGCTACATCACTGCGGTGATTGGTTTAAAGAGCAAGATCAAACGAGATGTGTTTATCGAAGGATTAGAGCAAACTTTGCTTAAACATCCACGTTTCTCCAGCATACTG GTGAACGACAATAGCCAAGAACAAAAATGGGTTCGAACGAAGGTGGTGGCCGAGGATCACGTCATCATTCCCAAAATCGAACTAGAGAACGCAAACGCAGACGC TTTTCTGGAGAGTTACGTCTCTGACCTCACTACAATCCCGTTGGATACCTCGAAGCCATTATGGGAAGTTCACTTACTTGACTTAAAAACATCAGACGCTCAAAATGTCGTCGTTTTAAAGATTCATCACTCGGTCGGTGATGGTATGTCTCTAATGTCTCTAGTCCACGCTTGTACGCGTAAAACATCAAACCACGAAGAGCTCCCGAGTTTACCGAACGAGAACCGGCTGTCATCAAAATCAATGGCCGGTTATTCCCGGTTAATATGGATGGTTATGTTGGTTTGGAATACCCTTTGTGATGCATTGAAGTTTATTGCTACGACAATGTTTCTTAAGGACACTGACACACCCATCAAAGGCGATTTCCGGTTAAGTAAAGCGGATGTGTTTGGTTCATCGTACC AGAAATTTCCTAGACTTTTT AATCGTACCGTAGATCTTGAAGACATTAAGCTCATCAAGAACGCCATGAAGATG ACCGTCAACGATGTATTACTTGGAGTAGCTCAAGCTGCTCTCTCGGAGTACTTAGAAAGAAGATACG GTGAGAAGGAGAAGAAAGCAGGAGAACACGAATCTAAAAGGAATTCAAGTAATATGCTTAAAGAAATAAGGCTAAGGGCATGTCTGCTTGTAAACATAAGACCTACTACTGGAGTTCAG GATCTAGCTAATATGATGGCTAAAGGATCTAAGTGTAAATGGGGAAACTGGATTGGCTATATGCTCTTTCCATTGTCTCTTGCGTTACACGATGACCCTTTGGAACATCTCCGACGAGTCAAGTCGATCATTCACAGGAAGAAGAACTCGTTACAAGTTTTGCTAACCTTCACCTCTACTAAAATCCTAATAAAAATGCTTGGAGTTGTG GCTTTGACGATGCATTTTCAAAGTTATATGAACAAGATGACTATTTATTTAACCGTGGATCCAACGGCCATTTGTGATCCTCATCAGCTATGTGACGATTTGGAGGAATCTCTAAGAAGCATCAAAGCTGCTGTCCAAGAAAGAAATGCTACTCAATAG